One window of Cryobacterium arcticum genomic DNA carries:
- a CDS encoding YciI family protein, with translation MQYSLLVISQESGDAGITEEDMEWGRAAFDAYAKALDAAGVLVSADILQPVASSTTVSQRDGALQIQDGPFADTKERLNGTFVIDVPDLDAALDWAGKCPAAQYGAVEVRPSAIIFTAGEWHQVA, from the coding sequence ATGCAGTATTCACTCCTCGTCATCAGCCAGGAATCCGGCGACGCCGGCATCACCGAAGAAGACATGGAATGGGGTCGGGCCGCGTTCGACGCCTACGCCAAGGCCCTCGACGCGGCCGGGGTGCTCGTGTCGGCCGACATCCTGCAGCCGGTCGCCTCGTCGACGACGGTGTCGCAGCGGGATGGTGCGCTACAGATCCAGGATGGACCGTTCGCCGACACCAAGGAGCGCCTGAACGGCACCTTCGTCATCGACGTGCCCGATCTGGACGCCGCCCTCGACTGGGCCGGCAAATGCCCGGCAGCGCAGTACGGTGCCGTCGAGGTGCGGCCCTCGGCGATCATCTTCACCGCAGGCGAATGGCACCAGGTCGCCTGA
- a CDS encoding TrkH family potassium uptake protein: MTNGRRPAGPKFRLHPAQAVATGFALTVLIGTGLLSLPVAKAGPGGASFAEAIFTATSAVCVTGLTVVDTATYWTPFGQVVILLLIQVGGFGVMTFASVIGLAVVRRLSLRSRVTAASEVRSVGLEDVKGLVLGVVTISLAVEMIVALLLSLRFLVGYGEPVGRAIWLGVFHAVSSFNNAGFALFTDNLMGYAVDPFICLPIAAAVILGGLGFPVIVQLRKHLRSPRQWTMNTRIVLAGTVTLLVAGTVYITAVEWSNPATLGPLDWPAKVLVGFFQSVQTRTAGFNSIDVGAMDSASLLGMDVLMFIGGGPAGTAGGIKVTTFAVLYFILVAEIRGDGVVNVFGKRLSRAVHRQAITLVLLAVFVVTASTAALMLITDIGLDALLFETISAFGTVGMSTGITAGLPPAGQAILILLMFIGRLGPITFASALALRERPPAYEFPKERPIIG, from the coding sequence ATGACGAATGGCCGGCGCCCAGCCGGGCCGAAATTCCGCCTGCATCCGGCTCAAGCCGTGGCAACCGGGTTCGCGCTCACCGTTCTCATCGGGACCGGGCTGCTGTCGTTGCCCGTGGCCAAGGCCGGTCCGGGCGGTGCCTCCTTCGCCGAAGCGATCTTCACCGCGACATCCGCTGTGTGCGTGACGGGCCTCACCGTCGTGGACACCGCGACCTACTGGACGCCATTCGGTCAGGTTGTGATCCTGCTGCTCATCCAGGTGGGCGGGTTCGGCGTGATGACGTTCGCGTCGGTGATCGGACTGGCCGTGGTGCGCCGGCTGTCCCTGCGCTCCCGGGTGACCGCGGCATCCGAGGTGCGCAGTGTGGGCCTGGAGGACGTGAAGGGCCTGGTTCTCGGTGTGGTCACGATCTCCCTGGCGGTCGAGATGATCGTTGCGCTTCTCCTCAGTCTGCGGTTCCTCGTCGGGTACGGTGAGCCGGTTGGCCGGGCGATCTGGCTCGGGGTGTTCCACGCGGTGTCGTCGTTCAACAACGCCGGGTTCGCGCTGTTCACCGACAACCTGATGGGCTATGCCGTCGATCCGTTTATCTGTCTGCCGATCGCAGCCGCTGTGATCCTCGGCGGGCTGGGATTCCCTGTCATCGTGCAGCTGCGCAAGCATCTCCGGTCTCCGCGGCAGTGGACCATGAACACCCGCATCGTGCTGGCCGGCACGGTGACCCTGCTGGTCGCCGGAACCGTGTACATCACGGCCGTGGAATGGTCGAACCCCGCCACGCTCGGTCCGCTGGACTGGCCGGCGAAGGTGTTGGTCGGGTTCTTCCAGTCGGTGCAGACCCGCACAGCCGGATTCAACAGCATTGACGTCGGAGCGATGGACTCGGCCAGTCTGCTCGGCATGGACGTGCTCATGTTCATCGGAGGCGGCCCCGCCGGCACCGCGGGCGGTATCAAGGTGACGACGTTCGCCGTGCTGTACTTCATCCTGGTTGCCGAGATCCGCGGCGATGGAGTCGTGAACGTGTTCGGCAAGCGGCTCTCCCGGGCCGTGCACCGGCAGGCCATCACCCTGGTGCTCCTGGCCGTTTTTGTCGTCACGGCATCCACGGCGGCCCTGATGCTGATCACCGACATCGGCCTGGACGCCCTGCTGTTCGAGACCATTTCGGCTTTCGGCACCGTCGGTATGTCCACGGGGATCACAGCGGGGTTGCCGCCGGCAGGCCAGGCGATCCTGATCCTGCTGATGTTCATCGGCCGGCTCGGCCCCATCACCTTCGCTTCGGCGCTCGCCCTGCGTGAGCGCCCTCCCGCATACGAGTTCCCCAAGGAGAGGCCGATCATTGGCTAG
- a CDS encoding NAD(P)/FAD-dependent oxidoreductase has translation MINGDVSFWWSQVGRPAPRAPLPGSTRADVCIVGAGYTGLWVAYYVKKAAPQLRVVILEQRFAGYGASGRNGGWLTNSVTGGRDQYVQSHGRDAASAFQLAMNDTVDEVIRVAAFEGIDADIVKGGEFTVAYDRPQQRRLEAAVRAEQAWPHTDVELLSAEDATAQINVAGSTGAMWHPHCARIQPAKLVAGLTRAVLALGVEIYDDTRVTEITPHAARTARGTVEAEFIVRATEGFTAGLAGLHRAWLPMNSSLIVTEPLGADAWAGIGWANRATLGDMAHAYMYAQRTADDRIAIGGRGVPYRFGSKTDSDGHTPASTVEALRGILHRFFPGTTDAAIAHAWSGVLGVPRDWAATVGLDRRTGLAWAGGYVGTGVATTNLAGRTLTDLILGRASTLTELPWVNHRVRNWEPEPLRWLAVTALYQAYTRADRAELTRRESTSPLATLADRVSGRGH, from the coding sequence ATGATCAACGGGGACGTCTCCTTCTGGTGGAGCCAAGTCGGCCGTCCCGCTCCGCGCGCCCCGCTGCCCGGCTCCACTCGCGCCGACGTCTGCATCGTGGGCGCGGGCTACACCGGGCTGTGGGTCGCGTACTACGTCAAGAAGGCGGCGCCTCAGCTGCGCGTGGTCATCCTCGAGCAGCGGTTCGCCGGCTACGGCGCCTCCGGGCGCAACGGCGGCTGGCTCACCAACTCGGTCACCGGCGGGCGTGACCAGTACGTCCAGAGCCACGGCCGCGACGCCGCCAGCGCCTTCCAGCTGGCCATGAACGACACCGTCGACGAGGTCATCCGGGTGGCGGCGTTCGAGGGCATCGACGCCGACATCGTCAAGGGCGGCGAGTTCACCGTGGCCTACGACCGGCCGCAGCAGCGCCGGCTCGAGGCCGCGGTGCGCGCCGAGCAGGCCTGGCCGCACACGGATGTGGAGCTGCTGAGCGCCGAAGACGCCACCGCGCAGATCAACGTGGCCGGCAGCACCGGAGCCATGTGGCACCCGCACTGTGCGCGCATCCAGCCGGCCAAGCTCGTGGCCGGGCTCACCCGGGCGGTGCTGGCGCTCGGCGTGGAGATCTACGACGACACCCGGGTGACCGAGATCACCCCGCACGCCGCCCGCACCGCCCGAGGCACGGTGGAGGCCGAGTTCATCGTGCGCGCCACCGAGGGTTTCACCGCGGGCCTGGCCGGGCTGCACCGGGCCTGGCTGCCGATGAACTCGTCGCTGATCGTCACCGAACCGCTCGGTGCCGACGCATGGGCCGGCATCGGCTGGGCCAATCGTGCCACCCTGGGCGATATGGCGCACGCCTACATGTACGCGCAGCGCACCGCCGACGACCGCATCGCCATCGGCGGCCGCGGGGTGCCGTACCGGTTCGGGTCCAAGACCGACTCCGACGGGCACACCCCGGCGAGCACGGTCGAGGCGCTCCGCGGCATCCTGCACCGGTTCTTTCCGGGCACGACGGATGCCGCCATCGCGCACGCCTGGAGCGGCGTGCTGGGCGTGCCCCGCGACTGGGCCGCAACCGTGGGCCTCGACCGGCGAACCGGCCTCGCCTGGGCCGGCGGGTACGTGGGCACCGGGGTGGCGACCACCAACCTGGCCGGCCGCACCCTGACCGACCTGATCCTCGGCCGGGCGAGCACGCTCACGGAGCTGCCCTGGGTGAACCACCGGGTGCGCAACTGGGAGCCGGAGCCGCTGCGCTGGCTGGCCGTGACCGCCCTGTACCAGGCGTACACCCGCGCCGACCGCGCCGAGCTCACCCGCCGCGAGAGCACCTCGCCGCTGGCGACCCTCGCCGACCGCGTCTCCGGACGGGGCCACTAG
- a CDS encoding RNA polymerase sigma factor, with amino-acid sequence MAPGRLTARARAELAARASYGRLVAVLAAPTGDLAAAEDALADAFERALITWPRDGVPDNPEGWLLTVARNRLKDLWKSAAVRLRAPLDDSTLERTAPTGNGPLAPADHLSPGAPSLAALEALDADAIPDKRIELLCVCAHPAIDPGIRTPLMLNTVLGLTAADIAAAYALPEQTMAQRLVRAKRRIRNTRIPFVLPSMTDLPKRLPALLEAVYGAYAIDWPTAGADARHTPDSLAGEALYLAETLAALLPDEPEVLGLAALVALSIARMPARAGSAGELVALDDQDPGRWDAALIARGERYLRRAQALHQVGRFQLEAAIQSAHCDRARSGVTNWAALKTLHTALVRLSPTVGARVALAAVLGEADGPAAGLVVLDVLALDRPEAGTFQPLWATRAHLLAEAGRVADARAAYERAVDLAGDERLRAALRQRAGALPPG; translated from the coding sequence ATGGCACCAGGTCGCCTGACCGCCCGGGCGCGGGCGGAGCTCGCCGCCCGCGCCTCCTACGGCCGTCTGGTCGCCGTGCTCGCTGCGCCCACAGGGGACCTCGCCGCGGCCGAAGACGCGCTCGCCGATGCGTTCGAACGCGCCCTCATCACCTGGCCGCGCGACGGCGTGCCGGACAACCCGGAGGGATGGTTGCTCACCGTGGCCCGCAACCGGCTCAAGGATCTGTGGAAATCGGCCGCGGTGCGGCTGCGGGCCCCCCTGGATGACAGCACTCTGGAGCGCACCGCGCCGACCGGGAACGGTCCGCTCGCCCCCGCCGACCATCTGAGCCCGGGTGCCCCGTCCCTCGCTGCCCTCGAGGCGCTGGACGCCGACGCGATCCCCGACAAGCGCATCGAGCTGCTCTGCGTCTGCGCCCATCCAGCCATCGACCCCGGCATCCGCACACCCCTGATGCTGAACACCGTGCTCGGGCTCACCGCGGCGGACATCGCCGCCGCCTACGCCCTGCCGGAGCAGACCATGGCGCAGCGGCTGGTGCGGGCCAAACGCCGCATCCGCAACACCCGCATCCCGTTCGTGCTGCCGTCGATGACCGACTTGCCGAAGCGCCTGCCCGCGCTGCTCGAGGCCGTGTACGGTGCGTATGCGATCGACTGGCCGACGGCCGGGGCGGATGCCCGCCACACGCCCGATTCGCTGGCCGGCGAGGCGCTGTACCTGGCCGAGACCCTCGCCGCGCTGCTCCCCGACGAGCCGGAGGTGCTCGGGCTGGCCGCCCTGGTGGCCCTGTCGATCGCCCGGATGCCGGCCCGCGCCGGGTCCGCGGGTGAGCTGGTCGCCCTCGACGACCAGGATCCGGGCCGCTGGGATGCCGCCCTCATCGCGCGCGGCGAGCGCTATCTCCGGCGCGCGCAGGCCCTGCACCAGGTCGGTCGATTCCAGCTCGAGGCGGCTATCCAGTCGGCGCACTGCGACCGGGCCCGTTCCGGGGTGACCAACTGGGCGGCGCTGAAAACCCTGCACACGGCGCTCGTGCGCCTCTCCCCCACCGTGGGCGCCCGGGTGGCGCTGGCCGCGGTGCTCGGAGAGGCCGACGGCCCGGCCGCGGGCCTCGTTGTACTCGACGTGCTGGCCCTGGACCGTCCGGAGGCGGGGACGTTCCAGCCGCTCTGGGCCACCCGCGCGCACCTGCTGGCCGAGGCGGGGCGGGTGGCGGATGCTCGCGCCGCATACGAGCGCGCCGTGGACCTGGCCGGTGACGAAAGGCTGCGCGCGGCCTTGCGGCAGCGGGCCGGGGCCCTGCCGCCCGGCTGA
- a CDS encoding potassium channel family protein, with translation MAEEDSVVVIGLGRFGSALALELMESGTEVLGIDGDEEIVQAHNRLLTHVVRADSTKEETLRQLSVPEFSSVVVAIGGDIQANILTASLLLKLGIPNIWAKAVSEPHGEILRQLGVNHVIYPEKDMGKRVAHLVRGVMQDYIDIGEDFALVKTAPPREILGLPLSQTKVRTVHGVTVTAYHRQGQGWSYTTMETVIEEGDIILVAGSTERVESFSRLR, from the coding sequence ATGGCTGAGGAAGACTCCGTCGTGGTGATCGGCCTGGGCCGGTTCGGCAGCGCCCTCGCCCTCGAGCTGATGGAGAGCGGCACCGAGGTGCTCGGCATCGACGGCGACGAGGAGATCGTGCAGGCGCACAACCGCCTCCTCACCCACGTGGTGCGTGCCGACTCCACCAAGGAAGAGACGCTGCGGCAGCTCTCCGTGCCTGAGTTCAGCAGCGTGGTGGTCGCCATCGGCGGCGATATCCAGGCGAACATCCTCACGGCGTCGCTGCTGCTCAAGCTCGGCATCCCCAACATCTGGGCCAAGGCGGTGAGCGAGCCGCACGGCGAGATCCTGCGCCAGCTGGGGGTGAACCACGTGATCTACCCGGAGAAGGACATGGGCAAGCGGGTCGCGCACCTGGTGCGTGGGGTGATGCAGGACTACATCGATATCGGCGAGGATTTCGCTCTGGTGAAAACGGCTCCGCCGCGGGAGATCCTCGGGCTGCCGCTGAGCCAGACCAAGGTGCGCACCGTGCACGGGGTCACCGTCACCGCTTATCACCGCCAGGGTCAGGGCTGGAGCTACACCACCATGGAGACCGTGATCGAGGAGGGCGACATCATCCTGGTCGCCGGGTCCACCGAGCGGGTCGAGTCGTTCAGCCGGTTGCGATGA
- a CDS encoding phosphoketolase has protein sequence MVQSSNATSSFTWPSRLPHSLSAEALASVDAWWRAANYLSVGQIYLLDNPLLREPLTREHIKPRLLGHWGTTPGLNFLYAHLNRVIREREISTLYITGPGHGGPGMVANAYLDGTYSEIYSGIDQSVDGVKGLFRQFSFPGGIPSHASPETPGSIHEGGELGYALSHAYGAAFDNPDLLVAAVIGDGEAETGPLATSWHSNKFVNPLEDGVVLPILHLNGYKIANPTVLARIPEHELLDLMRGYGHNPHIVSGGFDGEDPLAVHQRMAQTLDEVLNEIAAIKRAALAGSTDRPRWPMIILKTPKGWTCPPVIDGVQVEDSWRSHQVPLVNARDTQSHTDVLESWLKSYRPEELFDEAGAPVGIISALAPHGDLRMSANPVANGGLLRRDLKLPNFREYAVDVPSPGATVDEATKVLGTWLADVIRDNPDNFRIFGPDETASNRLAPAVYAATDKQWNAEYIPEDTNLARAGRVMEMLSEHQCQGWLEGYLLTGRHGLFNCYEAFIHIIDSMFNQHAKWLKVTREIPWRRSISSLNYLLSSHVWRQDHNGFSHQDPGFIDHVVNKSADVVRVYLPFDANTLLSIYDHCLRSVDYVNVVVAGKQPAPNWLTMDQAVAHCERGLGIFEWAGTEEPGTEPDVVLAAAGEVPTLEVLAAAKILREAMPDLSVRVVNVVDLMRLQSEDDHPHGLSDREFDAYFTADKPIVFAYHGYPWLIHRLTYKRHGHSNLHARGYKENGTTTTPFDMVMLNDLDRYHLVMDVIDRVPGLGARAGLLRQQMQDARLRARQYTRDHGEDIPEVTDWVWAGNDAAAAAARALDTTGGDNV, from the coding sequence ATGGTTCAGTCGTCCAACGCCACCTCATCATTCACCTGGCCCAGCCGCCTTCCGCACAGCCTGAGCGCCGAAGCTCTCGCCAGTGTGGATGCCTGGTGGCGCGCTGCCAACTACCTCTCTGTCGGGCAGATCTACCTGCTCGACAACCCGCTGCTGCGCGAACCCCTCACCCGGGAGCACATCAAGCCGCGCCTCCTCGGCCACTGGGGCACCACCCCGGGCCTCAACTTCCTCTACGCGCACCTGAACCGGGTCATCCGCGAACGCGAGATCAGCACCCTCTACATCACCGGACCCGGCCACGGCGGGCCCGGCATGGTCGCCAACGCCTACCTCGACGGCACCTACTCCGAGATCTACTCCGGCATCGACCAGTCCGTCGACGGCGTCAAGGGCCTGTTCCGCCAGTTCTCCTTCCCGGGCGGCATCCCCAGCCACGCGTCACCCGAAACCCCCGGGTCCATCCACGAGGGCGGCGAGCTCGGCTACGCGCTCAGCCACGCCTACGGCGCCGCGTTCGACAACCCCGACCTGCTCGTCGCCGCCGTGATCGGCGACGGCGAGGCCGAGACCGGCCCGCTGGCCACCAGCTGGCACTCCAACAAGTTCGTCAACCCGCTCGAAGACGGCGTCGTGCTGCCGATCCTGCACCTCAACGGCTACAAGATCGCCAACCCCACCGTGCTCGCCCGCATCCCCGAGCACGAACTGCTCGACCTCATGCGCGGCTACGGTCACAACCCGCACATCGTCTCCGGCGGTTTCGACGGCGAAGACCCCCTGGCCGTGCACCAGCGCATGGCGCAGACCCTCGACGAGGTGCTCAACGAGATCGCCGCGATCAAGCGCGCCGCCCTCGCCGGCAGCACCGACCGGCCGCGCTGGCCGATGATCATCCTGAAGACCCCCAAGGGGTGGACCTGCCCGCCGGTCATCGACGGTGTACAGGTGGAGGACTCCTGGCGCTCGCACCAGGTGCCGCTCGTGAACGCCCGCGACACCCAGTCGCACACCGATGTGCTCGAGTCCTGGCTCAAGTCGTACCGGCCTGAAGAGCTCTTCGACGAGGCCGGTGCCCCGGTGGGCATCATCTCCGCCCTCGCCCCGCACGGCGACCTGCGCATGAGCGCCAACCCCGTCGCCAACGGCGGGCTGCTGCGCCGCGACCTCAAGCTGCCCAACTTCCGCGAGTACGCGGTGGATGTGCCGTCCCCCGGCGCCACCGTCGACGAGGCCACCAAGGTGCTCGGCACCTGGCTGGCCGACGTCATCCGCGACAACCCCGACAACTTCCGCATCTTCGGACCCGACGAGACCGCATCCAACCGGCTCGCGCCGGCCGTCTACGCCGCCACCGACAAGCAGTGGAACGCCGAATACATCCCCGAAGACACCAACCTCGCCCGCGCCGGACGGGTCATGGAGATGCTCAGCGAGCACCAGTGCCAAGGCTGGCTGGAGGGCTACCTGCTCACCGGGCGCCACGGCCTGTTCAACTGCTACGAGGCGTTCATCCACATCATCGACTCGATGTTCAACCAGCACGCCAAGTGGCTCAAGGTCACCCGGGAGATCCCGTGGCGCCGTTCGATCTCGAGCCTGAACTATCTGCTCTCCTCCCACGTGTGGCGCCAGGACCACAACGGCTTCAGCCACCAGGACCCGGGCTTCATCGACCACGTCGTGAACAAGAGCGCGGATGTCGTGCGCGTCTACCTGCCGTTCGACGCGAACACGCTGCTGTCGATCTACGACCACTGCCTGCGCAGCGTCGACTACGTGAACGTGGTCGTGGCCGGCAAGCAGCCGGCACCGAACTGGCTCACCATGGACCAGGCCGTCGCGCACTGCGAGCGGGGCCTGGGCATCTTCGAGTGGGCCGGCACCGAAGAGCCCGGCACTGAACCCGATGTGGTGCTCGCCGCCGCCGGCGAGGTGCCCACCCTCGAGGTGCTCGCCGCCGCCAAGATCCTGCGCGAGGCCATGCCCGACCTCAGCGTGCGCGTGGTCAACGTGGTCGACCTGATGCGCCTGCAGTCGGAGGACGACCACCCGCACGGCCTGAGCGACCGCGAGTTCGACGCTTACTTCACCGCCGACAAGCCCATCGTGTTCGCGTACCACGGGTACCCGTGGCTGATCCACCGGCTCACCTACAAGCGCCACGGCCACTCCAACCTGCACGCTCGCGGGTACAAGGAGAACGGGACGACGACGACGCCGTTCGACATGGTCATGCTCAACGACCTCGACCGGTACCACCTGGTGATGGATGTCATCGACCGGGTGCCCGGACTCGGAGCCCGTGCCGGACTGCTTCGCCAGCAGATGCAGGATGCCCGCCTGCGTGCCCGGCAGTACACCCGCGACCACGGGGAAGACATTCCCGAGGTCACCGACTGGGTATGGGCTGGGAACGATGCCGCGGCAGCCGCCGCGCGCGCACTAGACACCACCGGCGGGGATAACGTATAA
- a CDS encoding MFS transporter yields MPHSTSPTQAQPRQPSIFAKEYVWVTVGILALIFLAAFEALAVTTVMPTISAALNGASLYALAFSGPLAVGVVGMVAAGNWADRSGPVPVVITAVALFVVGLVIAGTAASMPALIVGRLVHGLGGGALSVSLYVVVARVYPQRMHPAIFGAFAGAWVIPSLIGPFIAGVVVELTSWRWVFLGVVVLVLAALVMLRPGLVSVAKAERERPATVRAPWRLSRTLWSLGAAAAVLCASLAAQLPGALLWAGTGLAFVLAGVALRPLLPAGTLSGRRGLPVVMSIRGLVSGAFLSTEVYLPALLTGEYRLSPVLAGLALTCAGITWATASWLQGRYATVLSDQGSMRLGSALLLVAIVASALTAACGLPAALAIGGWAVAGAGMGTLVPRQSGRVLRLSAPDQQGFNSSALLIADSIGAALALAATAVVFVAVTPLGGTATYTASFTLSALLAIGGLLLAGRVGRDTPALDAPATEATPA; encoded by the coding sequence GTGCCGCATTCGACGAGCCCGACCCAGGCCCAGCCCCGCCAACCGTCGATCTTCGCGAAGGAGTACGTCTGGGTCACCGTCGGGATCCTCGCGCTGATCTTCCTGGCCGCGTTCGAGGCCTTGGCCGTGACCACCGTGATGCCCACCATCAGCGCGGCGCTGAACGGCGCGTCTCTCTACGCCCTGGCGTTCTCCGGCCCGCTCGCCGTGGGGGTCGTGGGCATGGTCGCCGCGGGCAACTGGGCGGACCGCTCCGGGCCGGTTCCCGTGGTGATCACGGCCGTGGCGCTGTTCGTCGTGGGCCTGGTTATCGCCGGCACCGCCGCATCCATGCCCGCCCTCATCGTGGGCCGTCTGGTGCACGGCCTCGGCGGCGGCGCTCTGAGCGTGTCGCTGTACGTCGTCGTGGCGCGGGTCTACCCGCAGCGGATGCATCCGGCCATCTTCGGCGCCTTCGCCGGGGCCTGGGTGATTCCGTCGCTGATCGGCCCGTTCATTGCGGGCGTGGTGGTCGAGCTCACCAGTTGGCGCTGGGTGTTCCTGGGCGTGGTGGTGCTCGTGCTGGCCGCCCTGGTGATGCTGCGGCCCGGCCTGGTCTCCGTCGCGAAGGCCGAACGGGAGCGGCCGGCGACGGTGCGGGCGCCTTGGCGCCTGTCGCGCACGCTGTGGTCGCTCGGCGCCGCGGCGGCGGTGCTCTGCGCATCCCTGGCGGCTCAGCTGCCCGGCGCCCTGCTCTGGGCGGGAACCGGGCTCGCGTTCGTTCTCGCCGGGGTGGCGCTTCGGCCCCTGCTGCCCGCTGGAACTCTGAGCGGTCGGCGCGGCCTGCCCGTCGTGATGAGCATCCGGGGCCTGGTGTCGGGGGCGTTCCTCTCCACCGAGGTGTACCTGCCGGCGCTGTTGACCGGGGAGTACCGGCTCTCCCCCGTGCTGGCCGGGCTCGCGCTGACCTGCGCGGGCATCACCTGGGCCACCGCGTCGTGGCTGCAGGGCCGCTATGCCACGGTGCTGAGCGACCAGGGCAGCATGCGCCTGGGTAGTGCTTTGCTGCTTGTGGCGATCGTCGCATCCGCGCTGACCGCGGCGTGCGGCCTGCCGGCGGCGCTGGCCATCGGCGGCTGGGCCGTCGCCGGAGCGGGCATGGGCACGCTTGTTCCCCGGCAGAGCGGGCGGGTGCTGCGGCTCTCGGCACCCGACCAGCAGGGGTTCAACTCCTCCGCGCTGCTCATCGCGGACTCGATCGGCGCCGCGTTGGCGCTCGCGGCCACCGCCGTGGTGTTCGTGGCGGTCACCCCGCTGGGCGGCACGGCCACCTACACGGCCTCGTTCACCCTCTCCGCGCTGCTGGCGATCGGCGGACTGCTCCTGGCCGGCCGGGTCGGCCGCGACACCCCCGCCCTCGACGCTCCCGCCACCGAGGCCACGCCCGCCTGA